From the Opitutus sp. ER46 genome, one window contains:
- a CDS encoding ABC transporter permease, with the protein MAAADTPAPGFWRCLRREWPVLLQPAEQAGLLWLPLAGVVILAAIFARSVITDLPIAVIDQDATATSRQLVRWLDATPGLRVVARPVTPQDGWAALRRGDVYAVVQVPRDLARDLKQGRAADVPAWYNAQFLTASSTVARDLQAAVTGFATSVEAKGRLARGETREIALLRLNPIGMQRTMLFNPQMNYGPFLVTALGVTVLHIAAMMAAVRAIGRELRDGTAPDWLASAGGSRGLALAGKLAVPFGLHLSLGLGMLAFWHGVVGWPIRGNGALLALALVAMIAAYYALGATFVLVTSNYRLASGAAAFFTAPALAFAGITFPLDAMPGPAWAWGRFLPLTSYLQLQVEQTARGASVASSLPGLFALLAYVLAGTILAFALLPRRARNPADWGHR; encoded by the coding sequence ATGGCAGCGGCCGACACGCCTGCTCCGGGATTCTGGCGCTGCCTGCGGCGCGAGTGGCCGGTGCTGCTCCAACCGGCCGAGCAGGCGGGCCTGTTGTGGCTGCCGCTGGCGGGTGTGGTCATTCTCGCGGCGATTTTCGCGCGCAGCGTCATCACCGACCTCCCGATTGCCGTGATCGACCAGGATGCGACCGCAACGTCGCGGCAACTCGTGCGCTGGCTCGACGCGACGCCGGGCCTGCGGGTCGTGGCGCGGCCGGTGACTCCCCAGGACGGTTGGGCGGCGCTGAGGCGCGGCGACGTTTACGCGGTGGTTCAAGTACCGCGGGATCTGGCCCGCGATCTCAAGCAAGGGCGGGCCGCGGACGTCCCGGCTTGGTACAACGCGCAGTTTCTTACCGCCTCGAGCACCGTCGCGCGTGACCTCCAGGCGGCCGTCACGGGGTTTGCCACAAGCGTGGAGGCCAAGGGGCGACTGGCGCGCGGCGAGACCCGCGAGATCGCCTTGCTGCGACTCAACCCGATCGGGATGCAGCGCACCATGCTGTTCAATCCCCAGATGAATTATGGCCCGTTTCTCGTCACCGCCCTAGGCGTCACCGTGCTGCACATCGCGGCGATGATGGCCGCGGTGCGGGCGATCGGGCGGGAGTTGCGGGATGGGACGGCGCCCGACTGGTTGGCCAGTGCGGGCGGCAGCCGCGGGCTGGCGCTCGCGGGCAAGCTCGCGGTGCCATTCGGGCTGCACCTGTCGCTCGGGCTCGGCATGCTCGCGTTCTGGCACGGCGTCGTGGGCTGGCCGATTCGCGGCAACGGCGCACTGCTGGCGCTGGCGCTTGTCGCCATGATCGCCGCGTACTATGCGCTCGGGGCCACATTCGTGCTGGTGACCTCGAACTACCGGCTGGCAAGCGGCGCCGCGGCCTTTTTCACCGCACCGGCGCTGGCGTTCGCCGGCATCACCTTCCCGCTCGATGCGATGCCGGGGCCGGCCTGGGCGTGGGGCCGGTTTCTGCCGCTGACCTCGTACCTGCAGCTCCAGGTGGAGCAGACGGCCCGCGGAGCATCCGTCGCGTCGTCGCTGCCGGGGCTGTTCGCGCTGCTGGCGTACGTGCTTGCCGGCACGATCCTCGCCTTCGCGCTGTTGCCGCGGCGCGCGCGCAACCCGGCGGACTGGGGGCATCGATGA
- a CDS encoding efflux RND transporter periplasmic adaptor subunit, which produces MKLTRSSAAGGVAVVLVVGLLAGGLWLSFRPKPLLLEGEIEATEIDVAAKVPGRVATLEVKLGQKVEAGALLFTLESPELLAKLVQARGAQDVAGAQRRKADTGARQEEIRAAEQQWHRAQAAAELADSTLGRVDRLFRDGVVPRQRRDEAEAQAKAARAAAASAKAMHEMALAGAREEDRAAAAGVAAQAGGAVSEVEAYLAETQLKAPRAGEVSSLLLDAGEIAPAGFPVLSLVDLNDSWVVFQIREDLLAGIGIGTELTGRVPALGNHEVTFKVDYLAALGAFATWRATSTSAGFDLKTFEVRARPVTPTPGLRPGMSVIVPWKR; this is translated from the coding sequence ATGAAACTCACCCGTTCCTCTGCCGCCGGCGGCGTCGCCGTCGTCCTGGTCGTTGGCCTGCTCGCCGGCGGACTCTGGCTGTCGTTCCGCCCCAAGCCGCTCCTGCTCGAAGGCGAAATCGAAGCCACCGAGATCGACGTCGCCGCCAAGGTTCCCGGCCGCGTCGCCACGCTCGAGGTGAAACTCGGGCAGAAAGTCGAGGCGGGCGCGCTCCTCTTCACCCTCGAGAGCCCCGAACTCCTCGCCAAGCTCGTCCAGGCCAGAGGGGCACAGGACGTCGCCGGCGCCCAGCGGCGCAAGGCGGACACCGGAGCCCGCCAGGAGGAGATTCGCGCCGCCGAGCAGCAATGGCACCGTGCCCAAGCCGCCGCGGAACTCGCGGACAGCACGCTCGGCCGGGTCGACCGCCTCTTCCGCGACGGCGTCGTCCCAAGGCAGCGCCGCGACGAGGCCGAGGCCCAGGCCAAGGCGGCGCGCGCGGCGGCGGCCAGCGCGAAGGCGATGCACGAGATGGCGCTCGCCGGCGCGCGCGAGGAGGACCGCGCGGCCGCCGCCGGCGTGGCCGCCCAGGCGGGCGGCGCGGTGTCCGAGGTGGAGGCTTACCTGGCCGAAACGCAGCTCAAGGCGCCGCGCGCCGGCGAGGTCTCCAGCCTTCTGCTCGATGCCGGCGAGATCGCGCCCGCCGGGTTCCCGGTGTTGAGTCTCGTGGACCTGAACGACAGCTGGGTGGTGTTCCAGATTCGCGAAGACCTCCTCGCCGGGATCGGTATCGGCACGGAACTTACGGGGCGGGTCCCCGCGCTCGGAAATCACGAGGTCACGTTCAAGGTCGACTACCTGGCGGCGCTCGGCGCGTTCGCGACGTGGCGGGCGACCAGCACCTCGGCCGGATTTGACCTCAAGACCTTCGAAGTCCGCGCGCGTCCGGTCACCCCGACGCCCGGGCTCCGGCCTGGGATGAGCGTAATCGTACCCTGGAAACGCTGA